A genomic region of Nostoc sp. UHCC 0702 contains the following coding sequences:
- a CDS encoding NUDIX hydrolase, with protein MPGRNHKKIPTPLNQQPLADFKVGVDNVIFSVDTIQNRLLVLLIMRQQEPFLNSWSLPGTLVREGESLEDAAYRIMAEKIRVKNLYLEQLYTFGGPNRDPREANDSYAVRYLSVSYFALVRFEEAELIADGVTGIAWYPVKQVPQLAFDHNEILAYGHRRLRNKLEYSPVAFEVLPETFTLNDLYQLYTTILGENFADYSNFRARLLKLGFLCDTGIKVSRGAGRPASLYKFDAEAFAPLKDKPLVFI; from the coding sequence ATGCCAGGACGCAATCACAAAAAGATTCCAACTCCTCTAAATCAACAACCTTTGGCTGATTTCAAAGTTGGTGTTGATAATGTAATTTTTTCTGTAGACACCATACAGAATCGGCTGCTAGTTCTGTTAATAATGCGGCAGCAAGAACCATTTTTAAATTCTTGGAGTCTTCCCGGTACTTTAGTACGTGAAGGAGAGTCTTTAGAAGATGCTGCTTATCGGATCATGGCAGAAAAAATTAGAGTTAAAAATCTCTATTTAGAACAGTTGTATACATTTGGTGGCCCTAATCGTGACCCACGGGAAGCAAATGATAGTTATGCTGTGCGTTATCTATCAGTTAGTTACTTTGCCTTAGTTAGGTTTGAGGAAGCAGAATTGATTGCTGATGGTGTGACTGGTATCGCTTGGTATCCAGTCAAGCAAGTACCACAATTAGCTTTTGACCATAATGAAATTTTGGCTTATGGACACAGGCGTTTACGAAATAAGTTGGAATATAGCCCCGTAGCTTTTGAAGTCTTGCCGGAAACATTTACATTGAATGATTTATATCAGTTATACACCACAATTTTAGGGGAAAATTTTGCCGATTATTCTAATTTTCGAGCGCGTCTACTCAAATTAGGTTTTTTATGCGATACCGGAATAAAGGTATCACGCGGTGCCGGTCGTCCGGCTAGTTTATATAAGTTTGACGCTGAAGCTTTCGCCCCCCTTAAGGATAAACCTTTAGTGTTTATTTAA
- a CDS encoding nicotinate-nucleotide adenylyltransferase, translated as MRIALFGTSADPPTTGHQEILRWLSERYDWVAVWAADNPFKSHQTPLEHRAAMLRLLIANMDAPLQNIAVEQELSSWKTLETVAKAKAHWGKDTEYRLVIGSDLLTQLPRWYRVEDLLQQVQLLIVPRPGYAIDESSLEAVQKLGGKIAIASLTGLDVSSTAYREHGDTEALTPPIVAYIHREHLYKCQDAITKRFQLL; from the coding sequence ATGAGAATTGCTTTATTTGGTACTAGTGCCGATCCACCAACTACAGGACACCAGGAGATTTTAAGGTGGTTATCTGAGCGTTATGATTGGGTGGCAGTTTGGGCAGCAGATAACCCATTTAAATCGCATCAAACACCTTTAGAACATCGGGCGGCAATGCTGCGACTGTTGATTGCAAATATGGATGCACCACTACAAAACATTGCCGTGGAACAAGAATTGAGTAGTTGGAAAACACTGGAAACGGTGGCAAAAGCGAAAGCACATTGGGGAAAAGATACTGAGTATAGGTTGGTAATTGGTTCAGATTTACTGACTCAACTACCGCGTTGGTATCGAGTTGAAGATTTGTTACAGCAAGTGCAACTATTGATTGTACCACGTCCAGGATATGCAATAGATGAGTCTAGCTTGGAGGCTGTGCAAAAGCTGGGAGGAAAAATTGCGATCGCCAGTCTGACTGGTTTAGATGTTTCCTCAACAGCGTATCGTGAACACGGAGATACCGAAGCCCTCACACCTCCTATTGTTGCCTATATTCATCGAGAGCATTTGTACAAATGCCAGGACGCAATCACAAAAAGATTCCAACTCCTCTAA
- a CDS encoding nicotinate phosphoribosyltransferase — translation MTTSSDLDSHQNQEMNLSAADYSLLTDLYQLTMAACYTGEGVEQRWASFELFVRRSPEGFGYLIAMGLAQALSYLEKFRFSASGIAGLQATGIFAEASDRFWSLLAEGKFTGDVWAVPEGTAVFANEPILRVEAPLWQAQLVETYLLNTLNYQTLIATKAARLRDVAGEQATLLEFGTRRAFSPQASLWAARAALAGGLDATSNVLAALQLGQQPSGTMAHALVMALSAMEGSEDQAFSAFHRYFPGAPLLIDTYDTIAAAGRLAEKVNSGETQLTGVRLDSGDLVSLSKQVRSLLPGVSIFASGDLDEWEIARLKAAGAEIDGYGLGTRLVTGSPVNGVYKLVEIDGIPVMKKSSGKLTYPGRKQIFRSFAAGKVKADRLGLVTESPVGEEALLQVVMKQGERVQPSESLATIRQRTAASVASLPEETRRLDHPVSVQVKISAALQELTEETEKRTTKAQTI, via the coding sequence ATGACAACTTCCTCAGACTTGGACAGCCACCAAAACCAAGAAATGAACCTCTCTGCGGCTGATTACAGCCTGCTGACCGACCTTTACCAGTTGACAATGGCAGCTTGTTACACAGGTGAAGGTGTAGAACAACGATGGGCAAGCTTTGAGTTATTTGTCAGGCGATCGCCAGAGGGTTTTGGCTATTTGATCGCTATGGGTCTAGCGCAGGCGTTGTCATATTTAGAAAAATTTCGCTTTAGTGCCTCTGGGATAGCAGGTTTACAAGCTACAGGAATTTTTGCTGAGGCTAGCGATCGCTTTTGGTCACTTTTAGCTGAGGGAAAGTTTACTGGGGATGTTTGGGCAGTACCGGAAGGAACAGCTGTGTTTGCCAATGAGCCAATATTGCGCGTAGAAGCACCCCTCTGGCAAGCACAATTAGTAGAAACTTATTTATTGAATACGCTGAATTACCAAACTTTGATAGCTACAAAGGCAGCACGCCTACGCGATGTAGCGGGAGAACAAGCAACGCTTTTAGAATTTGGTACAAGAAGGGCATTTAGCCCCCAAGCCTCTTTGTGGGCGGCGAGGGCAGCATTAGCAGGTGGGTTGGATGCCACTTCTAATGTGTTAGCAGCGCTACAACTGGGACAACAGCCAAGTGGTACGATGGCTCACGCTTTAGTGATGGCACTGTCAGCAATGGAAGGAAGTGAAGACCAAGCTTTTAGCGCATTTCACCGTTATTTTCCAGGTGCGCCATTGCTGATTGATACTTACGATACCATCGCGGCGGCTGGGCGGTTGGCTGAGAAAGTCAATTCAGGGGAAACGCAATTAACTGGGGTGAGGTTAGATTCTGGGGATTTGGTTAGTTTGTCCAAACAAGTGCGATCGCTACTTCCTGGTGTGTCAATTTTCGCTAGTGGCGACTTGGATGAATGGGAAATTGCCAGACTCAAAGCTGCTGGTGCAGAAATTGATGGCTATGGATTAGGAACCCGATTAGTTACAGGTTCACCTGTAAATGGAGTCTACAAACTTGTAGAAATCGATGGCATCCCAGTCATGAAAAAATCAAGTGGTAAGTTGACTTATCCAGGGCGTAAGCAGATTTTTCGGTCGTTTGCAGCAGGTAAGGTAAAAGCTGACAGATTGGGGTTAGTTACAGAAAGCCCTGTGGGTGAAGAAGCTTTGTTACAGGTGGTGATGAAACAGGGTGAACGAGTGCAACCGTCAGAAAGTTTAGCAACAATTCGCCAACGTACTGCCGCCTCGGTTGCAAGTTTGCCAGAGGAGACACGGCGTTTGGATCATCCTGTTTCTGTGCAGGTGAAGATTTCGGCGGCGCTGCAAGAGTTGACTGAAGAGACAGAGAAACGAACCACAAAAGCGCAGACAATATAG